From a region of the Cygnus atratus isolate AKBS03 ecotype Queensland, Australia chromosome 3, CAtr_DNAZoo_HiC_assembly, whole genome shotgun sequence genome:
- the LOC118255931 gene encoding LOW QUALITY PROTEIN: ataxin-7-like protein 3B (The sequence of the model RefSeq protein was modified relative to this genomic sequence to represent the inferred CDS: inserted 1 base in 1 codon; substituted 1 base at 1 genomic stop codon), with amino-acid sequence MEDTSVSGLDNSKLEAIAHEIYTELVEGACLGLCXEVHRGAKCSNFYLEXIESGALQDEGIQPQTHGELVADVNRVQVSHV; translated from the exons atggagGATACGTCTGTGTCTGGCCTGGATAACAGTAAGCTGGAGGCCATTGCACATGAGATCTACACGGAGCTGGTGGAGGGTGCCTGCCTGGGGCTCT TCGAGGTGCACCGCGGTGCCAAGTGCAGCAACTTCTACCTGGA ATGAATAGAGTCAGGGGCACTGCAGGATGAAGGGATTCAGCCACAGACACATGGTGAGCTGGTAGCAGATGTAAATAGAGTCCAGGTCTCACATGTGTAA